In the Lemur catta isolate mLemCat1 chromosome 22, mLemCat1.pri, whole genome shotgun sequence genome, GCACAGAAAGTCCCAATCCCCTGAAGGACGGTGCCAGGAACTCCGGGTTCCATCTTGGCTCTGGGCAGGAGCCACTGAATTCCCACCTTCTCCCATTCCCGGGCCCCCTTCTCACGGCCCTGCCGGCCACACATCCTCCTCACCTGCCCGCGCTCCCTCCCACAGAGACCTCCCGCCCAGACTCCAACATCTACAAGAAGCCCCCCATCTACAAGCAGAGAGGTGAGGGTTCCCCTGGCCTGCTGGGGGCCGTGccgtggggctggggggctggccggggtggggcaggggacaaCTGCTCAGCGCAGCATGGAATGTTTGCCCTGTGCTCATACGTCCAGCATCTCCCAGGTGTGCAGGGGGCAGGTGAGGGACTGGGGACCGAGGGTGGGCCGGTTGGCAGGTGGGGTGCGCCTGGCCGACCCTGGCCTCCGTCCGCAGAGTCCGTGGGAGGCAGCCCTCAGAGCAAGCACCTCATCGAGGACCTCATCATCGAGTCGTCCAAGTTCCCCGCGGCCCAGCCCCCCGACCCCAACCAGCCTGCCAAGATCGAAACCGACTACTGGCCGTGCCCCCCTTCTCTGGCGGTCGTGGGTAGGAGAGATGGGGGGAAGGGGGGCCCTATGGGGTCTGCGTAGGCTTTTCCCCGCCTTCCCGAGCCCCCAGGCTCACTGCTCACCCATTCCCGGCGTTCCTGCAGCACTTGGTATAAGTGGCTGTTTGTCAATCATTCGTTCACTTtcccttcatttatttgttgacttaacagacatttaccaAATTATGTCCCAGGCTCTGTGATAGGACctctgagaaagagaaagatagatGAGGTGTGGTCCCCAGTGaatttgttgtgtgtgtgtgtgtgtgttgcctaCCCAGTGTCACAGCAAGGCGAGGAAatgttacttttatattattttgttttaaaaaataatttgtagtgGCCTCTTCaaggcccaggccagggcagtgCACAAAACCAGTGCCGGATGAATGCTGGTTGAGCTGATGGCTGGCTGACGGCTGTGCCTGCCCTTGCCCTGTCTCCTAGAGACAGAATGGAGGAAGCGGAAGGCATCTCGGAAGggtgcagaggaagaggaggaggaggaagacgatGACTCCGGAGAGGAGATGAAGGCTCTCAGGGAGCGTCAGAAAGAGGAACTCAGTAAGGTAGCATCTCACGACCTGCCACCCACCCTGTGTCTTCTTAGGGACAGAGGTCCTGGTTCCATAGCTGGTCTAAAGTGGTTCAGGCCAGAGAAGCATCCTTGTTAGAACACGTGAGCGACCCCTCTTCTTTCCCGGGATCTCGGGTTTCTGCTTATGAAGGGACACCTGGACTTTACGCTGCTTTCGAGGGGACACTACTTGACCTTAGGGTCAAAAGCACAGAAAAGGGTGGTCCCACCTGTGCCAGGCTTCAGCAGGCCTGGCctccaggggaggagagagaatgtCAAGAGCCATGGAAAGGCCACTGACTGTGACATGGGCTTGTGCCCTGGGCAGGGTGACCTGGGACAAAGAGGCCACCAGGGTAGAGTTCCACCAAGCACTCTCACTCTGCACTCAAGGGAGGCCATGTGTCAGCCAAGAGCAAGAGGCTCTGTGGGCTCCAGGGCACGAACCAGCCACCTTGGAAAATGTCCCTTGCCTGCCTGCAGGACACCCAACTCTAGGCTGTTTGGAGATGAGGAATGAGTATCTGAGTCTCCCATTCTCCCTCCTCAGGTTACTTCCAACCTGGGAAAGATGATCTtgaaagaagagatggaaaagTCATTGCCTATCCGAAGGAAAACCCGCTCCCTGCCCGACCGGACACCCTTCCACACCTGTGAGTACCATGGAGGGGGCTTGGAGTCACCTGGCCAGACCTGGAGGCCGGACTCTGTTGTCTGGTGACTTGTTAGATGTAGGAGATGCGGTCCCTGGCCCAAGGTGCTCACACTTTCTCCTTTGGGCAAGAGCGCAAGTCAGGACAGCATTGAGGACAAAAGATAGTACCAGCTGAAGCAGAATTAGCAAATTCAGTttaatttaacaaacacttattgagtgtctactatgtgctaggcatcgGGGGtagaaagagtgaaaaaaatctaGTCCTGTCCTCTGGTAGCCTTTGGTTGATGGGGAAACCCATGTAAATCCCAAAGTTTCCATGTGCTGTTGTGGCAGGTGTGATTGGGGCATGCCGGGGGTACTTTGGGAGCACAGCAACACAGACTTCAGCCCATCGGGGAGTAAGACCAAGTGAGCCAGACAAAGTGAGTGGGGGAGAAGGTCATCGCAGACATCAGGAACAGTGTGGAAGCAAAGACAGGGAACCGGAAACATCCAGCCGGCTTAGAGGACCTCCAGGAGCCTGGAGTCACAGAGCATGGCATGCACCATTGGGTGGTAGGCAGTGGGGCCAGAGAGATGGGGTCCAGAGCTTCGAATGCCCTGCCTCCGGTCACCCACTGCTCTGGCCTGGACTTCCTTAAAGCGTggtggctggagaggagagggagagatctGAGAACCCATAATTGGAAGCCACATGGCGTCACTTCTGCGTTCTATCGCTCagagccaggcactgggcagcCTAGACTCTAGGGGAGGGAAATAGGCTCTACTTCTTAATGCGAGAAATGGCACAGTCTCATTGCGGAAAGCGTGCGGGACGGGAGCTGATGGCGCGCACCATCTTTGGGAAGAGTCTCCCATGCTCTCCAGTAGTCTGGGGCAGGGCTAAAAATAGACATGGGCCCAGAGAAAAAGGCATGGATTTGAGAAATATACGGGCAGTCAAATCCACTGGACATGGTGGGTAGGGGAGAGAGAGGTTGGGGTTCTTGGGTGCCGGGCAATGACCAGCGTGGAGCTGAGATAGTAAGAGCGGCAGGTTTCAGAGAGCGATGGAAGTGGTTTCAGACGGGTTGGGTTTGAAGTGCCCCACCTGGAGCGTGTAGGTGTAGGTGCATTTGGTGGAGTCCGGAGCTTGTATGTGGCAgtgagagggggaggagaaagtGAGATTGCacggagagagaagggaagggcagCCCTGGAGGACGTGTCCATTAAGGGTCCAGGTGGGCGGGTTGGTTGACACAGAGTCTCCGAGCCTGGGAATGTGGGAggctggcctgggggctggggatgcAGATGTGGGAGCAGGGCGTTATGGGGTGAGACCTGGTGAGGCTGGTGAAGCTTTGGAACTGCTACTGTGGGGACAGGGAAATGTACGAGCCTTGGCCTTGGCAGTGACGCTCAGCTCCATGCTGTGGGCTTTACGTTCACAGCCTGCGAGCAGGAAGGGGCTGCTGGGTTGACCTGCAGTTCGACTTTTGTAAGGAAGGTGCCCGAGGGGCTGAGGGGCCAGGCTGCACCATAGAGGTGCTGGTGAAAGCAGTGACTGTCCCCAACCACAGGGTTGAAGCTCACTAGGTAGAGACAGAGGCCGGGTGGGGCCGGGGTGGGGATCAAGAGACTGGAGCTCTCCAGGAGACGGATGAGCCGGGGTGGTGGGGGGTGAGGCTGAGCAGGAGCTACAAACGGGCTTGTTGGGCTTACAGTTCCCAGGTGGAGCTGCTGTGGCTGACGACAAGAGCCAGGGAGCGGGGCTTTGGAAGGGTTGTCTGATGAGGATCGGAGGGGAAGACTCCTCCCACGGGGGAATTCAAGGAGCCCTAAGGCTGACACGTGGCTAGGACGTCCACGGCCTCACCAAGAGCTCCCAGGGTGCTGTTTCAGTGTGGGTGGGAAGGGTCGCAAAAGGCTTTTTAGAGATTGTGGAAAAACGAGTTAAGGTCTGAAAGAATGAGATAGGGACTGGGGCCCCAAGGTTGGATTCAGTCTCAATGTTCTGCCAGAATCTTCTATTCGGCCAAAATTAGCTCTTTAACTTCCATTTTGGCCTTGTGACGTTAAATAGCCAAATGCCTACCTCAACAGCATTTTTGGCATCCCTGAACTTGCACATAATCAATGATCCTGTGATCAGGCAGGCCACTGTCATGTCACATCAACCTTCCTATCAGAGTCACGGACAGACCTGTAACGTTGGAATAGTCACTTTCAAACATTCTAAAAGTAATTGGCAGTGAAAAAATCTTCATATGTGCTTTGAAGGCTGAAATTCCATCAGttgatgtataaatatatacttattatttattgCAAGATTGAAATGTTTCAATAATGAATGGTGATTATGAAAGCTGATAATTTTCTATACAAACAAAGAAGtgttagggggaaaaaataaggTTCCCCAAACCCATTTTGTTCTCACCAATCAAACTTCCAAGCAACAGATTTTATAAGAATGTTGTAAGAGTATATTTCCTCACAGTTTTGAATCTAATGGAGGCTAAATATTGAAGCAAAATTCTAGTGAAGGCAATTGCTACAGGACACCAACCATTTCTAGTAATTGGAGATGAAAGAGTTTTAGGATCTGTTCAAGCTAAGAATCTTAGGTACAAAGTTCTTTCTAGGAAAACACGTTactgaaaacacattttcttgAGTTAGAACCCGCAGTGTCTGAACGTGGAGAGATCCTATGACAAGTGTGAGTTGAGAGTGACACCCAGCAATGCTGACGTGAGGTGTTGACTGCCGGTCCCAGCCAGCAGCTGACAGCCCTGAGAAAATGACTATTTCCGTAGCAGAATGTCAGACGTTTAGAATTTGATTACTAAGGTTGTTAATGAAATTGTAATAACTCAATTATTTTGATTAGGTTTTAGATTTAGCTGGATATCTCAGAGTTCATTATGTGACGGTGAACCTCAGTGTTGGCTGCCTGGTGATTTTCACACTCAACTGTGCTCTTGGGCCGCTTCTAGTTAGAAGAGGGAAGGCAGTAGAGACAGTTCAGAGTCACCAGTGTCACTGGCTGGACATCCTGGTAGGAGCTGGTGGCCAACAGAagtcccccagcctccccagctcgTTCTTCACGGGCTGCCCGGTAGGGGAAGGCCAGCAGGGGAGCCCTCGCAGGAAGGACTGTCAGGGCCACCAGGACTGAACGCAGGACCTCTGGCTCTCTTCCAGCCTTGCACGCGGGAACCTCTAAGTCCTCCTCTCTCCCCGCCTACGGCAGGACCACCCTGAGCCGGGTAAGGTCTCAGGACCGGAGATGTGGACTACGTGGGTGGGGTGTGCACGTGGGGTGCTTCTGGGGGACTGAACCACTGTGGGTCCTCGGGAGTGGTGTCCCCCTCAACGTGAAGGGGACCAATGAGGAATGTCCCCAGCTTCCTCTGACTCCTTTGTGTCCTTTGTAGCTACAGTCCACAGAGTTCAGCCCATCGGGGAGTGAGACTGGAAGCCCAGGTGAGAAGTGGGACCCGCtgctggggagctggggagctggggaaggggcttGTGCAGGCCCCTGGGCGGCACGTGTCTGGGATGTGGGCAGGGGTCTGACCAGGTCAGGCAGCAGCTGGCCTCGGAGCTAGCTCTGAACGGTGACCCTTCCCTCCCGCAGGCCTGCAGGTGAGCACCTCCCGGAGGGGAACAGGTGGACGCCAGAAGCCGGGCCAGGCGACTGGACgtgtgggggatggggggtggggctTCGGAGTTGCCTGGTGACGCCGTGAGATGCCAGGGTAAGGCTGGGAAGGTCTCCCCGCCCCGCTCTGGCTCACTGCGGCTTTGGTCTCCCCAGAACGGAGAGGGCCAGAGGGGGAGGATGGACCGGGGGAACTCCCTGCCCTGTGTGCTGGAGCAgaaggtgaggggcagggacCCGAGCACTGCAGCGGGCGGGCGGCTGGGGACGCCAGGCAAGCTGGATGCACTGCGGGGTCCTCCTGGCCTTGAAGATGGGAGGGCAGCGGGGAAGCCCGGGGGCGACGGGGGCAGAATGGCATGAACCCCACTGGCCTCTGCAGGTTGATGGGGGCCTGGGGACTTGAGGGGGCTGCATTGACAGGAAACCCCATGAGCCTAAGActgccccctgccctcgcccccagATATATCCCTATGAAATGCTGGTGGTGACCAACAAGGGGCGAACCAAGCTGCCTCCGGGCGTGGACCGGATGA is a window encoding:
- the DMTN gene encoding dematin isoform X2, giving the protein MERLQKQPPTSPGSVSSSRDSSVPGSPSSIVAKMDNQVLGYKDLAAIPKDKAILDIERPDLMIYEPHFTYSLLEHVELPRSRERSLSPRSTSPPPSPEVWAESRTPGIFSQASAPRTTGTPRTSLPHFHHPETSRPDSNIYKKPPIYKQRESVGGSPQSKHLIEDLIIESSKFPAAQPPDPNQPAKIETDYWPCPPSLAVVETEWRKRKASRKGAEEEEEEEDDDSGEEMKALRERQKEELSKVTSNLGKMILKEEMEKSLPIRRKTRSLPDRTPFHTSLHAGTSKSSSLPAYGRTTLSRLQSTEFSPSGSETGSPGLQIYPYEMLVVTNKGRTKLPPGVDRMRLERHLSAEDFSRVFAMSPEEFGKLALWKRNELKKKASLF
- the DMTN gene encoding dematin isoform X1 — its product is MERLQKQPPTSPGSVSSSRDSSVPGSPSSIVAKMDNQVLGYKDLAAIPKDKAILDIERPDLMIYEPHFTYSLLEHVELPRSRERSLSPRSTSPPPSPEVWAESRTPGIFSQASAPRTTGTPRTSLPHFHHPETSRPDSNIYKKPPIYKQRESVGGSPQSKHLIEDLIIESSKFPAAQPPDPNQPAKIETDYWPCPPSLAVVETEWRKRKASRKGAEEEEEEEDDDSGEEMKALRERQKEELSKVTSNLGKMILKEEMEKSLPIRRKTRSLPDRTPFHTSLHAGTSKSSSLPAYGRTTLSRLQSTEFSPSGSETGSPGLQNGEGQRGRMDRGNSLPCVLEQKIYPYEMLVVTNKGRTKLPPGVDRMRLERHLSAEDFSRVFAMSPEEFGKLALWKRNELKKKASLF
- the DMTN gene encoding dematin isoform X3 — protein: MERLQKAKMDNQVLGYKDLAAIPKDKAILDIERPDLMIYEPHFTYSLLEHVELPRSRERSLSPRSTSPPPSPEVWAESRTPGIFSQASAPRTTGTPRTSLPHFHHPETSRPDSNIYKKPPIYKQRESVGGSPQSKHLIEDLIIESSKFPAAQPPDPNQPAKIETDYWPCPPSLAVVETEWRKRKASRKGAEEEEEEEDDDSGEEMKALRERQKEELSKVTSNLGKMILKEEMEKSLPIRRKTRSLPDRTPFHTSLHAGTSKSSSLPAYGRTTLSRLQSTEFSPSGSETGSPGLQNGEGQRGRMDRGNSLPCVLEQKIYPYEMLVVTNKGRTKLPPGVDRMRLERHLSAEDFSRVFAMSPEEFGKLALWKRNELKKKASLF
- the DMTN gene encoding dematin isoform X4, with protein sequence MERLQKAKMDNQVLGYKDLAAIPKDKAILDIERPDLMIYEPHFTYSLLEHVELPRSRERSLSPRSTSPPPSPEVWAESRTPGIFSQASAPRTTGTPRTSLPHFHHPETSRPDSNIYKKPPIYKQRESVGGSPQSKHLIEDLIIESSKFPAAQPPDPNQPAKIETDYWPCPPSLAVVETEWRKRKASRKGAEEEEEEEDDDSGEEMKALRERQKEELSKVTSNLGKMILKEEMEKSLPIRRKTRSLPDRTPFHTSLHAGTSKSSSLPAYGRTTLSRLQSTEFSPSGSETGSPGLQIYPYEMLVVTNKGRTKLPPGVDRMRLERHLSAEDFSRVFAMSPEEFGKLALWKRNELKKKASLF